One segment of Salvia splendens isolate huo1 chromosome 20, SspV2, whole genome shotgun sequence DNA contains the following:
- the LOC121782212 gene encoding putative cysteine-rich receptor-like protein kinase 12 has protein sequence MITQNLLFLIYSSLLILSGSAHSFQTKCPPSSCGLVRNISYPFRLSTCRGPGYELVCENNVTLLYRKSRKYYVKEIDYQYHNIRLSAISTNDNICSLPSYPLDEDIFFSIMFPDFEHLIYLVRCEHPLHNSSLFTQLTDCEQSTKYTYIKLGNLTPNDIDNMCTIVSILTTSGCLQYLNNVSLDPISRCSQILNNASLSEIYQSLLYGFDMSWWSFMCSYCKGGTWGCSPISDGLVDCGHPLSQQYYKWVYILDSFRSPKGPTGGCLLILMLILAVVFGGLIIPLKIMVIIALGAYFWTQTTPFLLPGAQSIDELPRMVHLEKPYSLSEVTVVSMEVRFIMGFLGGMWFLIYKFRRRHLSAYEEIESFLQNDNHLSPIRYSYSEIKKMTRNFREKLGEGGFGSVYKGKLRSGHYVAVKLLGKAKIKDKDFINEIGTIGRIHHVNVVQLVGYCAERSKRVLILDFMPNGSLDKYILNPEKASSLDWDMKFKIAVGVARGIQYLHSGCDIKILHFDIKPHNILLDDKFVPKVSDFGLAKLCSVEKDTVTITAARGTIGYVTPELINRSIGLVSHKADVYSFGMLLMEMAGVNRELRENKDDSTKYFPDWIYDCINKGKGIVIGEAENTNIDNYNVIGKSVLEKMTIVGLWCIQMNPDNRPSMNTVLEMLEGYVEDLKIPEHPSHLVNEDKSRAADSTGSASQMDYDNGSVIEISIA, from the exons ATGATAACTCAAaacctcctcttcctcatctaCTCATCCCTCTTGATTCTCTCAGGCTCAGCTCACTCCTTTCAAACTAAATGTCCCCCTTCTTCATGTGGCCTCGTTCGCAATATTAGCTACCCTTTCCGTCTCAGCACCTGTCGCGGCCCTGGTTACGAGTTAGTATGCGAAAACAACGTCACCCTACTTTATCGCAAATCCCGGAAATATTATGTCAAAGAAATCGATTACCAGTACCATAACATCAGGCTCTCTGCTATTTCCACAAACGACAACATCTGTTCTCTTCCTTCCTATCCTCTAGATGAGGATATCTTTTTTTCTATTATGTTCCCTGATTTTGAACATCTTATTTATTTGGTGAGGTGCGAGCATCCGTTGCATAACTCTTCCCTCTTTACCCAACTTACTGATTGTGAGCAATCTACCAAATACACATACATAAAGCTTGGGAACTTGACTCCCAACGATATTGACAACATGTGCACAATAGTTTCTATACTGACAACATCTGGGTGTTTACAATATTTGAATAATGTATCGCTCGACCCAATATCTAGGTGTTCTCAAATTTTGAATAATGCATCGCTCTCAGAAATATATCAGTCTCTGCTATATGGATTTGATATGTCTTGGTGGAGTTTTATGTGTAGCTACTGCAAAGGAGGAACATGGGGTTGTTCTCCAATTTCAGATGGCCTAGTTGATTGCGGCCATCCACTGTCGCAACAATATTATAAATGGG TGTACATCTTGGACTCCTTCCGATCACCTAAAG GTCCAACTGGAGGCTGTCTCCTGATTTTAATGCTCATACTTG CTGTTGTATTTGGTGGGTTAATTATTCCTCTAAAAATCATGGTCATCATCGCACTTGGGGCCTATTTTTGGACTCAAACAACACCAT TTTTGCTCCCCGGAGCTCAATCCATCGATGAGCTCCCAAGAATGGTACATCTTGAGAAACCATATTCTCTTTCTGAAGTGACTGTTGTTAGCATGGAAGTAAGATTCATCATGGGGTTTCTCGGCGGGATGTGGTTCCTGATCTACAAATTCCGAAGAAGGCATTTGTCCGCGTACGAGGAAATAGAGAGCTTCCTACAAAATGACAACCATCTATCCCCTATCAGGTACTCCTACTCAGAAATAAAGAAGATGACTAGAAATTTCCGAGAAAAACTAGGTGAAGGTGGCTTCGGCTCTGTTTACAAAGGAAAGCTTCGGAGTGGCCATTACGTGGCAGTCAAGCTATTGGGAAAAGCCAAAATAAAAGACAAAGATTTCATCAATGAAATCGGAACAATTGGGAGGATCCATCATGTCAACGTTGTCCAACTTGTTGGGTATTGTGCAGAGAGATCCAAGCGCGTCCTCATTCTCGATTTCATGCCAAATGGTTCTCTTGACAAGTACATACTCAACCCAGAAAAAGCATCTTCATTGGATTGGGATATGAAATTCAAGATTGCGGTTGGAGTGGCTCGAGGGATTCAATATTTGCATAGTGGTTGCGATATCAAGATCTTGCATTTTGATATCAAGCCTCACAATATACTTCTTGATGACAAGTTTGTCCCCAAGGTCTCCGATTTCGGGCTAGCAAAGTTATGCTCGGTAGAAAAGGACACAGTGACGATCACTGCTGCTAGAGGCACCATAGGCTATGTTACTCCGGAACTCATCAACAGAAGCATTGGCCTAGTGTCTCACAAGGCCGATGTATATAGTTTTGGGATGTTGTTGATGGAGATGGCGGGCGTAAACAGAGAGTTGAGGGAAAACAAAGATGATTCAACCAAGTATTTCCCAGATTGGATATATGATTGTATTAACAAAGGTAAGGGTATTGTAATTGGAGAAGCAGAGAACACCAATATTGATAATTACAATGTGATTGGGAAGAGTGTACTTGAGAAGATGACAATAGTTGGTCTATGGTGCATACAAATGAATCCAGATAATCGTCCATCAATGAACACAGTGTTGGAGATGTTGGAAGGTTACGTAGAAGATTTGAAGATTCCAGAGCATCCATCTCACTTAGTAAACGAGGACAAGAGTCGGGCTGCAGATTCAACTGGTTCTGCATCACAGATGGATTATGACAACGGTAGTGTCATTGAGATTAGTATAGCTTGA
- the LOC121782213 gene encoding probable inactive receptor kinase At4g23740, translated as MLYDYYSNGSVHSLLHGQTADVDWETRVKIAVGIAEIHKKLGGMLVYGNIKASNIFLNQQLYGCVSDFVLSNMMKSRLKPTSSDVYSLGILLLELLTRKNPAAVNLVKLVNSVKTNERAANVFDPDLLKHPSISEQMIKMLQIGVKCVANSAKKRPKISEVVEMLADIDILNRVSRSLDSTSREGKLVFVEDVNVDPIFEIEHLLEASAEVVGKGSFGNSYKITLNNGSVVMVKRCKDVNPTFKDFQNHVELFGKMNHTNIGRLKAFYYSRYEKLLLYDYYTQGCISSLHGIRGDDWVTRFKIALGAARGIAHVHGQDQKLVLGNIKSSNIFLNDQNHAIVAFDAGLANLISPERLPCVLDSVYCAPEVKNVAGVSQASDVYSFGVVLLDLFYGESSQDFESLPELVGTVNHTHEWHADLVDVACLRYGDEQAVAQVLQMAAGCVGTAVERRPTIFEMVKVLEEIECSSVQSGMESLLENLLPMLSP; from the exons gccaaacggcagaTGTAGACTGGGAAACCAGAGTAAAAATTGCCGTTGGCATTGCTGAAATACACAAAAAACTTGGCGGGATGCTTGTCTATGGAAACATTAAGGCATCAAATATTTTTCTCAATCAACAACTATACGGCTGTGTATCAGATTTCGTCTTGTCAAACATGATGAAATCTAGACTCAAACCAACTTCATCAGATGTGTATAGCTTAGGAATTCTGCTACTCGAGCTTCTAACTAGAAAGAATCCTGCAGCTGTTAACCTAGTCAAGCTGGTTAATTCAGTTAAAACTAATGAGAGGGCTGCTAACGTTTTCGATCCCGATCTATTGAAGCATCCTTCCATCAGTGAACAGATGATTAAAATGTTGCAAATAGGAGTTAAATGTGTCGCTAATTCAGCAAAAAAGAGACCTAAAATATCTGAAGTGGTGGAGATGTTGGCGGACATTGACATATTGAACCGAGTGAGCCGCTCTTTGGACTCAACGAGCCGGGAAGGAAAACTTGTATTTGTTGAGGATGTTAATGTAGATCCTATATTTGAGATTGAGCATTTACTGGAGGCTTCTGCTGAGGTGGTTGGGAAAGGATCATTCGGGAATAGTTACAAGATAACACTCAACAATGGAAGTGTAGTTATGGTGAAGAGATGTAAAGATGTGAATCCAACATTCAAGGATTTTCAGAATCATGTCGAGTTATTTGGAAAAATGAATCACACAAATATCGGTAGATTAAAGGCTTTTTACTATTCAAGGTATGAAAAGCTTTTGTTGTATGATTATTACACTCAAGGCTGCATATCTTCGCTACATG GGATAAGAGGTGATGACTGGGTGACCAGATTCAAGATTGCTCTTGGAGCAGCAAGAGGTATCGCTCACGTCCACGGACAAGATCAGAAGCTTGTGCTCGGAAATATAAAATCCTCCAATATTTTCCTCAATGACCAAAATCATGCCATTGTGGCCTTTGATGCTGGATTGGCAAATCTGATAAGTCCCGAGAGGCTGCCATGTGTACTAGATTCGGTCTACTGTGCCCCGGAAGTAAAAAACGTGGCGGGAGTGTCACAGGCTTCTGATGTCTATAGCTTTGGAGTTGTTCTGCTTGATCTTTTTTACGGAGAATCATCTCAAGATTTTGAATCACTACCTGAGCTGGTTGGAACTGTCAATCATACTCATGAATGGCATGCGGATCTGGTGGATGTCGCTTGTCTGAGGTACGGAGACGAGCAGGCGGTGGCACAAGTGTTGCAGATGGCAGCGGGTTGTGTTGGCACAGCCGTGGAACGTAGGCCTACGATATTTGAAATGGTAAAGGTGTTGGAAGAAATTGAATGTTCATCTGTTCAATCAGGAATGGAATCCTTATTGGAGAATCTGCTGCCCATGCTATCACCATAA